The genomic interval GCCGGAATGGTTCAGATCTTCGCGCTTGAGATAAATCTGTGCCCCGCCCATCTTTTCCGACAAATTCTTGGCATGCTGGACAGGCGTCGGGCGGCCCTGAAAATGCTCGCGAATATAGCGAAGCTCCGCAATGAAGGAACTGTCCACGGCAATACGCTCATAGGCCTCGCCGATTTCCTTGAAATGGGGCACCAGCTGTGGCGGCAGAAAAGCGCCACCGAAATCACCAAAATAACCTTCCTTATTTGGAAATTGCTTCAAATATCCCATAATTCTTCTCCGACTGTTTTATGGTATTTGCTTTTTTGTACACCCACACTAGCCAAACAATTGCGCCCTGAACAGCACCAACCCGTAAGGGATTGCCAACAAATAGCCCCCCTGTACACGGGCAGCGAATATGATATGTGTTATACGCGAATTATCGCTTGCACTGGTCTTGGCTTTCAGCCATATGCAGGCCAACGCAAGCACATGTTGACGCAATAGAAACAGAAGCCCGGTAACGGGCTGTTTTTTCATCAAGAGGACGGGCGATTGAGCACTACGGAACAGGAGGCTCCCTGCGCAATCTATGGCATTGAGCGCTGGGGCAATGATCGGTTCGAAGTTCTGGACAATGGCAACATTGGCCTCATCACAGATCACGCAGAAGGGCCCGTCACAACGGACCTGACTTCTATCTTGCATTCACTGGAAGAGCGCGGCATCGCCTCCCCCATTTTGTTGCGCGTGGCCAACAGCCTGAAAAACCAGATTGATCGCATCAATATGAGTTTCGCCAACGCGATGAAGGAGCTTGACTATAAAGCCAACTATCGCGGCGTGTTCCCCATCAAGGTCAACCAGCAGGCCCATGTGATCGAAAAGATCGTCGAATATGGTGCGCCACATAATTTTGGCCTTGAAGTCGGCTCAAAACCGGAATTGATCATTGCTCTGGGCCAGCGCCTTTCCAAAGATGCGCTGCTCATCTGCAATGGCATCAAGGATAGTGAATTCATCAATCTGGCCCTGCTCTCCAGCAAACTCGGCTTCAACACGATCATCGTGCTGGAAAGCAAGGCTGAACTGGATCTGGTGCTTGAAGAATCCAAGAAGCTCAACATCCGCCCGCATCTTGGCATCCGCATCAAGCTGAACAACCGCATCACCGGCAACTGGGCTTCCTCCTCGGGGGATCGGTCAGCCTTTGGCCTGTCTTCACCGGATGTGCTGTATGTGATCGACCGTCTGCGCGATGAAGGCTATCTGGATTGCCTGCAACTGCAGCATTTTCATCTGGGCAGCCAGGTCCCGGATATCATTGACGTGCGCCGTTCGGCGGCTGAGGCTTGTCGCTTCTTTGTTGAACTGCGCAAGGAAGGGGCTCCGCTCAACTATATCGATCTTGGCGGCGGTCTCGGCATCGACTATACCGGCGAGCACAAATCCACCGAGAACTCCATCAACTATTCCACCGACGAATATTGCTATTCCATCGTCGAGGCCGTGAAAAACACGATGGACGATGCAGAACAGAAACACCCCACCATCGTGACCGAAAGCGGCCGCGCAACGGTGGCCTACAGCTCTATGCTGCTGTTCAACATCATCAATGTGACCCATTATGAAGAAGACAACATTGTCGAGGTCTCAGAGGATGACGACCGCTCCATTCGCGATATGCGCGATGTCGAGACCTACCTGACGCCAAGCCGCTTGCAGGAGTGCCTTAACGACGTCACCTTCTACCGCGATGAAGTGCGCCGCAATTTCGGACGCGGCGAAGTGGGCCTGCGCGATCTGGCCAAGGCAGAGAAACTCTATCTCAACCTGATCGCCAAGATGCGCAAGGCAACAGAGGCCGATGAATGGGTCTCCGATGACGTGCTGAGCGCCCTTGAATCGGCAGCTGACATTTATCATGCCAACTTCTCACTGTTCCAGTCTCTGCCAGATGTCTG from uncultured Cohaesibacter sp. carries:
- the speA gene encoding biosynthetic arginine decarboxylase; the encoded protein is MSTTEQEAPCAIYGIERWGNDRFEVLDNGNIGLITDHAEGPVTTDLTSILHSLEERGIASPILLRVANSLKNQIDRINMSFANAMKELDYKANYRGVFPIKVNQQAHVIEKIVEYGAPHNFGLEVGSKPELIIALGQRLSKDALLICNGIKDSEFINLALLSSKLGFNTIIVLESKAELDLVLEESKKLNIRPHLGIRIKLNNRITGNWASSSGDRSAFGLSSPDVLYVIDRLRDEGYLDCLQLQHFHLGSQVPDIIDVRRSAAEACRFFVELRKEGAPLNYIDLGGGLGIDYTGEHKSTENSINYSTDEYCYSIVEAVKNTMDDAEQKHPTIVTESGRATVAYSSMLLFNIINVTHYEEDNIVEVSEDDDRSIRDMRDVETYLTPSRLQECLNDVTFYRDEVRRNFGRGEVGLRDLAKAEKLYLNLIAKMRKATEADEWVSDDVLSALESAADIYHANFSLFQSLPDVWAIDQLHPIIPIQRLNEMPTQRAILSDITCDSDGKVDKFVLADGIAQSLPVHKLEDDEHYCMAVFFVGAYQETLGDLHNLFGDTNVATIEIKPNGDFNLIHEVEGDTIAEVLSYVEYNTTALSNNFKQMVEEAVSNKKLTVKERKAMMNAFKESMNGYTYFEH